DNA from Gemmatimonadaceae bacterium:
TCATTGTCGAGCGCGAACGCGAGATCCGTGCGTTCAAACCGGTCGAATACTGGTCCATCGAAGCGCTGCTCGAAAAAGATCAGCAACGGTTCACCGCCAAGCTTCATCAGTTGGACGGCAAAAAACCCGAGATCGGCAGCGAAAAGGATGCGAAAGCCATTCTTGCGGACCTCGAGAATAGAAAGACGTTCACAGTCACGAACGTCCGCCGACGCGAACGTCGCAAGAATTCAGCGCCACCGTTCACGACCAGCACGTTGCAGCAAGAAGCCGCCAAGAAACTTGGCTTCGGTTCAAAGCGAACCATGCGCGTCGCCCAGGACTTGTACGAGGGCATCGAGCTCGGTGCCGAGGGCGCGGTCGGACTCATCACCTACATGCGCACCGACTCGACGCGCGTTGCGGAGAGTTCCGCGGTGCAAGCGCGCGATGTGCTGGCGGCGCTGTTCGGAAAGGACCATCTCGCCGCAGGTCCGCAGCTCTTCGGCAAGGCGCAACAGGCCAACGCGCAGGACGCACACGAGGCCGTTAGGCCGACTGACCCGTCGCGCCGCCCCGATCAGGTTCGCAAGTTCCTGTCGAGCGATCAGTTCAAACTCTACGAGCTCGTGTGGAAGCGATTCATGGCATCGCAGATGGCGCCGGCGGTGTTCGACACGACCACCGTCGACTTCGATCTGGGTCGCTGCCTGTTCCGCTCCACCGGCAGCGTGATCAAGTTCGACGGGTTCCTCGCGCTGTACCGCGAAACGCACGAAGAAGGCGAAGGCCGCGCGCTCGAAGATGAGCAGGCCCTGCCAATCCTCGAGGCCAACGAGAGCGTCCCCGTACGCGAAATCACGCCGCACCAGCACTTCACCGAACCGCCGCCGCGTTTCAGCGAGGCGAGTCTCGTCAAAGAGCTCGAGCGACTCGGCATCGGCCGTCCGTCGACGTACGCGTCGATCATTTCAGTGCTCGCCGATCGCCACTATGTCACGCTCGAACAGCGGCGGTTCACACCCACGCCGTTGGGCGAGACGGTCGCCAAAATCATGGTCCACCAGTTCCCCGACATCTTCAACGTCGCGTTCACGTCGAACATGGAAGGAGAGCTGGACAAGATCGAGGAAGGCGAAATGGGATGGCGTCGTGTCCTCGAGGAATTCTACGGACCGTTCGCACAGTCGCTCGACAAGGCAAACATCGAAGACCTCATTGCGCGCGCGCACGACTTGTCGGCCATAGAAAAGGAACGCTGTCCAAAGGATGGCGGACGACTCGTTCCGAAAGGCGGCATATTCGGTCCGTATCTGGCCTGCGAGAATCGCCCAGACTGCGACTACACCAAACCACTCGGCCGCGATCGGAAACCTGCGGTGATGACCGACGAGATTTGCCAGGAATGCGGTGCCCGGATGGTCATTCGCCACGGCCGCTCCGGCGAATTTCTCGGTTGCAGCCGGTTTCCGAAGTGCCGCGGGACACGCGCCCTGCCGACTGGTGTCAAGTGCCCGAAGGACGGCGGCGACATTATTCAGCTGCGCTCGAAACGCGGTGGCCGCGCGTTCTACGGATGCGTGAACCACCCGAATTGCGATTTCGTGGCGTGGAACAAGCCCACGCTCGAGCAATGTCCCGATTGCGGGTTCGTCGGCGCGGAAATGAAGTCCACCAAGGCTCGCGGCGACTTTCGGAAGTGCCTCAAGTGCGGCAACGAATGGGATGTGTCGCCGGCTCAGGAGCCCGCTGCCGTCGCGGGATAGCGTCCTGAACCTCGCTACATTCAACGGCCAGCGTTAGGTTCTGGCCATGATCACCGTTGTCGGCGGCGGCCTCGCCGGATCCGAAGCAGCCTGGCAACTCGCCGAGCGCGGCCACGATGTCGCGCTCGTCGAGATGCGCCCGGTAGTCGGCACGCCCGCCCACAAGACCGACCGTTTGGCCGAGCTCGTGTGCTCGAACACGTTCAAGAGCACGGAGGAGACCAACGCGCACGGGCTCCTTAAGCGCGAGATGCGGAGCCTCGGCTCACTCATCTTATGGGCAGCGGACCAAGCCCGCGTGCCCGGCGGGTCTGCGCTCGCGGTCGATCGGGACGTCTTCTCGACCGCGGTTACCGAACGCCTCTCAGCCCATCCGCGGATATCCATTGAACGCCGGGAAGCAACGGAGCTTCCGACGCCAGCCATCGTCGCGACCGGCCCACTCACCTCGGACGCGCTCGCACAATCCATTCGTGCACGGCTCGGCGTCCAGGCACTCGCGTTCTACGATGCGATCGCGCCGGTAGTCGATCGGGACTCGATCGATCACGAGGTGGTATTTCGCGCGTCGCGGTATGGCAAGGAAACGATGCGCGATGCCGCGCCGGACGGCGCGTATCTCAACTGCCCGCTAGATCGCCATCAGTACTCGGACTTCATCGACGCGCTGCTCGCGGCGGATCAGTACAGCGCACACGAATTCGACGCGGTGCCGTACTTCGAGGGCTGCATGCCGATCGAGGAGATGGCGCGGCGCGGACGCGATACGCTTCGATTCGGGCCGCTCAAACCTGTCGGGCTTCGCGATCCACGTACGTCGCGTGAGCCCTACGCGGTTGTCCAGTTGCGTCAGGAAGACCGCGGCGCGCGTATGTGGAACATCGTAGGCTTTCAGACTCGTCTTCGGACCGGTGACCAGCAGCGCGTATTCCGCATGATTCCCGGGCTCGGGAACAGCGAGTTTCTGCGGTTCGGATCGATTCATCGGAATTCATATCTGAATACGCCCGCCGCGTTGTCGACACATCTCTCATTGCGCGACGACCCGCGCGT
Protein-coding regions in this window:
- the topA gene encoding type I DNA topoisomerase; translated protein: MAAKKTIKKTRKGAKQDKNETDANPLGTRRRSNGAVAAAEPASRTSRARSPGRRTSRRGQSEEPLDLATVAGKSLVIVESPAKARTIGKYLGPSYRVRATVGHVRDLPEKGLGIDVEHGFKPTYVTVPGKEKTLAELKSAAKVAERVFLATDPDREGEAIAWHVAETIKHKGSAPVRRVMFHEITRDAVQNAIQNATSIDERKVEAQQARRVLDRLVGYKASPLLWKTVKKGLSAGRVQTVALRLIVEREREIRAFKPVEYWSIEALLEKDQQRFTAKLHQLDGKKPEIGSEKDAKAILADLENRKTFTVTNVRRRERRKNSAPPFTTSTLQQEAAKKLGFGSKRTMRVAQDLYEGIELGAEGAVGLITYMRTDSTRVAESSAVQARDVLAALFGKDHLAAGPQLFGKAQQANAQDAHEAVRPTDPSRRPDQVRKFLSSDQFKLYELVWKRFMASQMAPAVFDTTTVDFDLGRCLFRSTGSVIKFDGFLALYRETHEEGEGRALEDEQALPILEANESVPVREITPHQHFTEPPPRFSEASLVKELERLGIGRPSTYASIISVLADRHYVTLEQRRFTPTPLGETVAKIMVHQFPDIFNVAFTSNMEGELDKIEEGEMGWRRVLEEFYGPFAQSLDKANIEDLIARAHDLSAIEKERCPKDGGRLVPKGGIFGPYLACENRPDCDYTKPLGRDRKPAVMTDEICQECGARMVIRHGRSGEFLGCSRFPKCRGTRALPTGVKCPKDGGDIIQLRSKRGGRAFYGCVNHPNCDFVAWNKPTLEQCPDCGFVGAEMKSTKARGDFRKCLKCGNEWDVSPAQEPAAVAG
- the trmFO gene encoding methylenetetrahydrofolate--tRNA-(uracil(54)-C(5))-methyltransferase (FADH(2)-oxidizing) TrmFO; the protein is MITVVGGGLAGSEAAWQLAERGHDVALVEMRPVVGTPAHKTDRLAELVCSNTFKSTEETNAHGLLKREMRSLGSLILWAADQARVPGGSALAVDRDVFSTAVTERLSAHPRISIERREATELPTPAIVATGPLTSDALAQSIRARLGVQALAFYDAIAPVVDRDSIDHEVVFRASRYGKETMRDAAPDGAYLNCPLDRHQYSDFIDALLAADQYSAHEFDAVPYFEGCMPIEEMARRGRDTLRFGPLKPVGLRDPRTSREPYAVVQLRQEDRGARMWNIVGFQTRLRTGDQQRVFRMIPGLGNSEFLRFGSIHRNSYLNTPAALSTHLSLRDDPRVLFAGQITGVEGYTESTATGLIAGLNLARLTEGLDPVVPPPTTMIGALYRYLREARPEHF